The DNA region GCTTGTGGGTCAGAGCTCCTCGGCCAATGCCAATGGCCTTCCGTTAGGACAGCGCTAATATTTACATGCTCACTAAGAGAAGGGAAGCATTGAAGTCCTCTGCAGCAAAATTTGATCAAAGGACCGACTGGAAGCCAAGTATCATGCCAAAATGAGACTGTTGTGCCAGAGCCAACTTCACAACTAACATAAGGAAACATCAGAGGTCTAAGTTGCATTAGTTTCCTCCAATTCCATGAGCAATCTCCAGGTATACGTAAAGACCAAAGACTTCGGCCTTTTGTTAAGTGCTTCTTGGCCCACGCAACCCAAAGGGACCCTGAACTCGCTAGGAGAGACCATAAGTTTTTCAGCACACAAACCTTGTTCCACAAACTTAAATCTTTGATGCCGAGGCCTCCCTCAGCTTTGGGAAGACAAACGGTCTCCCAACTGATTTTGCCCCTACCTGTGTGTTGTTCGAGACCTTTCCAGAGGAATGATCGACATTTCTGATGCACTAGCTTTACAACTTGTTTTGGAAGAATGAAGTGGGAGCACCAGTAACTGGCCATACTAAAGAGGACAGAGTTGATCAATTGCAATCTACCTGCATAAGACAGGTGCTTCACAGACCAACTCTTgattcttttcacaattctCTCAGTTAGGGCTTCACAATTCCTTGAAGAGAGTTTCCCAGATATAAGGGGGAGACCTAAATAACGCACAGGGAGCACACCTCTTTTAAAACCTGACCAAGTCATCAGATCAAGCACAGATTCCCCAGAGATGCCTCCCGTAAATATTTCAGACTTTTCAGGGTTCAACTTCAAGCCAGACCAATGATAAAATGTGTTCAACAGATCAAGAATGGCAGCAATGGACGTCTTAGAACCATTTGTGAATAGCAGCAAATCATCCGCAAAGCATAGATGGGTTAATTGAAGTGACTTACATCTAGGATGATAGCCAACTTTACCTTCAGCTGCAGCCGAATCCATAAGCTGTGAGAATACCTCCATGGCAATGACGAAAAGAAATGGGGATAGTGGGTCACCCTGTCTAACTCCTCGTTGGCCTGGGAAGTATCCTGCTAAGGATCCGTTAATAGCCACAGAAAAATAAGGCGAGGTGATGCAACCTTTAATCCACCAGAGAAAAATGGGAGGAAATCCCATGGCTTCCAAACTGTTGAGAATGAAATCCCAACTTAAAGAGTCAAAGGCCTTCATAAGATCTATCTTTATAGCACATCAAGGGGATACTCCTTGCCTGTGGTAGTTTCTCACAAGCTCATGGGCAAGTAAAACATTATCCGAAATTCTCCTTCCTTGCACAAAAGCTGTTTGATTTAAGCTGATAATATCAGGGAGTACTTCTTTCAATCTATTGGCAAGCACCTTAGTAATGCATTTGTAAACTACATTACAGCACGATATAGGCCGAAAATCTTTCATGCAATCagctttctccttctttggaacTAAGACAATAATAGTTGAGTTTACCTCCCTTCGAAGCTTTCCTGAGGAGAAGAAGTGCTGCACAGCTTTAGTGAAGTCATGTTGAACGATGTGCCAGGCATGCTTAAAGAAAAAAGCTGTGAAACCATCCGGGCCCGGTGACTTGTCATTACCCATCGAGAATAAGGCTTCTTTGATCTCAGCATCCGCTATAGGAGACAGgagcatctgatatttggaagcGGGCACTTTCCTCTTGAAGATGGAGGAAAGCATAGAGGCCGAGACTCCCCTGATATAGTCATCCTTCCTCCCAATAAGACCCTAATAGAAATTCACTGCTTCAGCTTTAATTGCCTGCACTCCTTCTAATTTGGCACCCGAAGTGGAGTATAGGACTCGTATAGTGGATTTTGCATTTCtgccttttactgctttgtgAAAGAATGAGGTGTTTTGATCTCCTGCTTTTAGCCATGCCACCCGAGATTTCTGTTTCAGGAGCTTCTCCTCCTTGTCAAGTGCTGCTAGTAGCTTTACCCTCAAGTACATTTCCTTCTTGATAGATTCTGGAGATTCGCAAGCGCTTTCCATCAATGTAGCTTGAGCCTGAGCAAGTTCATTCTGTAGGTCCGTGACCTGTGTGTGCACATTCCCAAATTTAGATATGTTGAAATCCTTGAGTTGCATCTTGAGGAATCTCAACTTCTTGTAAAGCACAACCATTGGGATACCCTCTTGAGTCTTGGACCAGACTCTCTCAACCAGTGCCATATACCCCGAGTGTTCAATCCAGAAGTGAAAAAATTTGAATGGCTTAGGACCTGCGTTCTCCTTTTCTCCAAATTTCAATAAAGCTGGGCAGTGGTCGGAGATACCAGGGGGAAGGAATTCTACAGTTGAAGCTATGTCCCCTTGAAACCATTTTTCATTTACTAAGACTCTGTCGATCTTCCTAACTTGGAATCCCTCTTGTCGTTTATTACTCCACGTAAAGTAACAACCAATAGAAGTGTGGTCTATGAGCTCAGCTGCATTCATGAAATCAGAGAAATCTCTCATGCTTTGGTCGATGACCACCTCTCTCCCAACAGCTTTAACCTCCTCAGTACCCTTGACCGCATTGAAATCCCCCATCAATACCCAGCTGTGTCTCATGTTTACAGCCAATGCTTGCAAATCCTGCCATAGCACCCGTCTCTCCAGCATATTGTTTGAAGCATAAACAAAGGTTATTGCAGTCCAACCAACTCCTTTGGGCACATTAAAAAGGAGGTGAATAAATTGGTTGGATTTACCGAGTAATTGCACTTGTAAATCCTCCCGTACCATTATCCAAAGTCTTTCAGTACTAGCAAACTggtaattttcaaaaagagaCCAACctttccatccatcaactatttttttacaatttatcTCCTTAACACGTGTTTCAATAATAGCAAAAATTCCTAAATCATACTCCTGGACAAATTTATATGCCATTTTCTGTTTGAGAGGATCGTTTAGCCCTCTAACATTCCATGAAGCTACaaacattaatttattttggagGTTTACCTCCTTTACTCGACCTTGACTTCCTTGTGCCCTGCACTTTCAAGACTACTTGAGCGACTCCCTTCGATGCACTTCTTGGAAGGCGTTTTCCCCCAAGCTGAACTTCCTTTGTAGATGCATTTGCCCATTCGTCTACAGAGCTGGAAGCATTTTCTTGGCCTTCCACCTCCTCAGCAAGGTCAGCAAAGGTTTGCTTTTTTGTAAGAACTTGATTCCTTCCTCTGGATAAGTCTTCACTCAGCGTTCCTTGGGCTTTATCTTTCTGAACAGAGCTGCTAGCATTGAAGATGTTTGTCACAGTGACAGGGGACTTCTCGGCAACCAAGTGTGCAGGGTGTGTAGCGGGTTCCACTGCAGGACAGCTCCTCGCATCAGGTTTGGAGACAGCAGACTGTCCTGCGGGGAGCTCGTCTCAGCAGATTCAGTAGATTCAAGTGCATTAGGGGTCATCAAACCAGCTTCCAGTGGCCTTTCTGCTGCGTTATTGCAACGATGACCAAAAGCTTTGCAGCGATCACATTTTTCTGGCAACCAAGGAACATCCACCAGCACATTAACCGTGTAATTATCACCCAAGTCGACAGTCAGAAACTCAGGAATTTCTTTCTCAACCTCCACCTCGATACAAACCTTTGCATAGTCCAACCTAGAACGAAGGGCAGTAGCCCTGTCCATATACAATGGTTTACCAATGGCACTCACTAAGTAGCTGATGCCTTTGGGATGGAAGTATTGGAGGGGAATTTTCCTCAGCTGCACCCAAATAGGCATTTTCCTCATGTTTAGAACCTCCTCAGTGAACTGAGGACTCCATTTCTGCAACACTAGGTACTTCCTCTCCACATGCCATGGCCCCGATTCTAAGACCCATGTCATTACCTCTTCGTTCAGGAATTGAAACACAAACAGTGAACCCATAGTGCTCACAGTTACCCTCCCTTGTTTCCCCCATAAACCATTCGCAACCGAGGCAACCTTCCCAAATTCGGGAGCTTTGCCCATAAAACTTCCTACTAGCGTGTGGCACCACTGATCGACTCCAAATTGCAGAAATTCTGAAGGAGGTTTCAAATTGCAGAAATTCCTACTAGCGTGTACTGGAGTTTTGACTGCAGAGGAGACATTTTTTCCGCTTGAGTCGATGCTCCGGTTGTGGCCGAATCGAACCGTTAGGAAGATGCTTCAGTGTTTTTGCACTTGAAATTACTCAGTTTCGACTGTTGGAAACGCCTACAGGCGACAACTAACTTTCGGCTGGAAGTGGCAACTGAACCATGAATTGGGAGAAGATCATCTGCAGGTATTATTGCCATCAACGTTGCATGGCTCGGACATGATTCTTCTCGTAAATCTCGACTTTCTGCAGTAAGATCTCAATCCATCCCTGCGAAGTATAGTAAATGACAAAGCTTGAAAGCTTGGAAACATGTGACATTTCATTCATGTTTCTTTCATATTTGGTTCTTCGAGGGAAGGTGATTTTTTTGAAGGAAAGTCGAGGCGAGAGCGCTCTGGGTTGGAGCAAAGGCATGATGAAATCGGGATTCTCGGATTCATTTCGCGAGTTGAAAGAGACTTGTGTTTCAGAATGATTTATTATGGTTTAGGAATTAACCTGCTGCAGcagaaggaaagaaagaatttCATCAATGAAGAACAGAGAGATTCGGCGGAACTAAAATAAGACGATCATAGTTGCAAATTCAGTCAATATAGAAACACCTTTCAACAACAATTCTCCATCCCCCTTGCTGATATGATATCACAACCTTCTGGACCTTTTGGCATTGCCAAAATTTGTAATCACAAAAGAGAAGAAACGGAAAAGAAGGGCCTCTAATTCGACTAAAACTGGAAGACGTCCAACGGCACGTTCAAACACCGATGGTCGGTACGACATTTGAATTCCTTAGTTGGGTTTGTTGTTGAAGAAAGTTCCTCTCTCCATGGCGTCCTTGTTGGCATCTCCAAGGGCCGCCTCGCTCAAGTACTTGTCGGCCAGCTGGACTCTCTTGACGTTCTCCTGCTCCTGGACGAGCATGTTCCCGTACTCGAGCAGCTTCTCGAGGGTCATCTTAGGCTGCTCGAAGGTTGGTGGGCCCTCCTTGGAGTTCACGAGCTTCTTCCCGATCGTATCGACTCCCACACCCGAGATCCACTTCCTCACCTCGTCGTCATACACCCGAGCCCTCAGGGCACCAAAGAAATCTGCATTCGGTGAGAGTTCAGTGTGATTTGAAGCTGTTGAACTTTTAGATAAGCTCATAAGTCATCGTTCAAGATTTGTGGACTTACCAATGGATTGTCCGGGGAAAGTGTCAACGAGTTTGACGATCTCTTCCTCGGGGACGTTGTCGCTCTTGAAGATACCAGTGCAGACACCAATACGGTCCTCACGGGTTGGTGCCCAGTAGAACTTCTCCATACGACCGTCACGGATCAGAGGGGCGTACAGAGTGGAGAAGTCGTTACCAGTGACGATGATAGGGACACGGGGGTTCTCCTCCTTGTTGTACATACCAGGGAGCTGGACGTTGGTCGGGTTATCGGCAATGTTCATGAGGGTGGCGTTCACCATCTGGTTGTTCACGGTGTACTGGGTGGTCCCACCGAGACGACCCGCACCAGCGTCGAGATCATTGATGAAGAGGCAGGCCATCTTACCCTTCTTGATGATGTCAGCAGCCTCACGGTACCTCTGTCGGATCAACTTAGCAGGCTCTCCGGCATTCCCGCTCTCGAGCTCTCCAGCACTCATCATGATCGCGCTGAAAGTTCAATATTGTGTCAAAGTTATTAAAACAGTGTACTCGAAGTTTTGAAACAGATATCTACTTGTGCTAAACACGCTTAATAACTTTGCgttcaagaagaaaaaaactgGAAAGTCCCGGTTTTCTGAAACCAAGCTATGTGTTTCATTTCACGGCCTCGATGGAGAAAACTGGAACTCACTTGATGCCCATCTTGGCGAACACGAGCTCGCACTGGAAGGATTTTCCCTGACCTTTGCCTCCCCATATACCTAGAATGAGAGGAACCTGCAGACAAAGCAAAAGGATACATTCTGAACCTCCAAACTCGATTGATCACTGAAAATTAAAGTTCATGTGTTTCTCTAGGTTGGGTGTGGATATGAACCTTGATGTTGGGGAGGGTCATGTAGTTCTTGGTAATGTGAACCACGAGCTTGTCCATGAAAGCCGGGGCAATGTAGAACCCGTCCATGTTGTTGTCCAAGCTGTATCTGCAAGATACAATGTAGTTTGCAAGATCAACAGAAATAGTAACAACACTACTGTACTTCGAGAATCTATGTTTGCCTTCAATCGTCGATCCTACATTAGAAACGTTTGTTGCATTAATCtacagctctttttttttttccgttttaACTAAATACCGAGAAATCACTTGCCAGCTGATCTACAAGCTCGCTAACACATGGCATGATGTCACGAGGCCTTGGAGATACGACCAAGCTCGAATATCTTATGAAATTTTGTAATACATATGATCTGAAAACTCTCATTTCAGCTATTCAGCTTCTGACAGTTTTGGCCTGATCGACACAGACAGGACTTCCACAGGCAAAAATGACTCTGAAACAGATCGATGACTCTAATTTACCCAGAAAATCAGGGGAACAAGCACACAACATGTAGGCTACTGCTGTAATTGCTTCTTACCGTTCTTCTGTTCCATTCTTTTCTATCATTCCTCCGTGTAACATGAATGAAAACGCGACGTAAGATTGCCATTGTTGAACTTACTGTCGGAGACCCGTGCTGAGGTACTCGTAGGAGCTCATGACGGCGTAGTGGGTCCCAGCGTCTTGCGGTGCCTGGAAGAGGGAGTCCACCATACCCTTTCCTCGGGTGATGTCCTGCTGGTCATCGGACATGTCGTAGGCGAGGCCCTTCCACCTGTCCTTGTCGGTCTGCTCGTCCTCATCAATCTCTGCTGCAACAACCTTGAAGTTGCTGAATGAGGCCTTCGGGGCCACGAACCTCGAGTTCACCTTCTTCAGACCTTTGCCCAGGAATACCGAGCTCGGGATGGAACCGCTGGAGCCGGCATTGTTCAAGCTCAACTGcacagacaaaaaaaaaaagctcctTACCTAACTGCTGACATGATTCAAGAAAACGAACGGCAACAACAACAGAGTTCACTGCAACCGAACTATACCGGAGTCTTAACTGTTCCGATGGTGAAGACAGTGGAGGCCATTGCTTGAGGCTGACTGGGGGAAGGAGCCAAGAGTCTTCAGTCTCTCACGGCTTCCAGCTCAGTTGCTGATGAGAGTTCTGGTGCAGCCTTCTGTGCGTGTGTGTCTGGTAATAAAGGTGGGCAACCTCCGAGTGTGCCCAAATTAGACAACTTGTGGTGAGGCTTGCCAAATCCTCGGCCTCCACACAGTCAGGATTTGGTTGGCTGCCACGTGGCGCTCTATGGTGCCTCCCTCTCTGAGGCCAGATGGGTACAAAAATCTTGAAAAAGAGGTTGCTCTGCTTCTTGCCCCAGTGACCCTTCTTGAGGTCGGGGCTCAAAGGTTGCTCCTTGGCCACTTAAATTTGGTTCATTTTCTTGATAGGCTGTGCATTAAAATTGAGCTTTTATTTTAGTGGTCGTCTTGTTCCCTCCCTTCACCTTCCATAATAATACTAACATAAGAACTAAGAGGATCTGATAAGGAAGTGTAAGGTCTGGGATGGTTCGTGATGTGTGAATGCCATGCCAGGATGAATCGAGGACCTGAAGCATCAAAGGAAAAAATCTATGTAAAGGACAAACCTTCTTGAAGTTGTATTGCTAAGAAACtcaattatttcaatttgctCGGAATAACCTTTATCTTTTAACAAATTTGAAACACCAAACTATTGAAAAAAAGGTCTCAGTGTCTTAATAATGAATTCGAAATGAGAAATCCTCACGCCTTGACAGAAAGGTCTCCCGACCAAGCTGCTGCAGAACTCGCTGAAGGATTCTCAGTTTCGCCATTTCTGGCTTGGAATCTCTTTGATACAAACTTTTCGGGGAAAAAAATGGCTTAGAACAGAACGGAACACATATCATGTCTCTATATCTCTAGGAATTACAGGGAAGGTGCCATATATACTCGCACATCTGGAAGTTTTAAGTCTACTCGAGTATTACGTGAATTTACATGAACCGTAATTTTTACAAACAGATGTCTCGAAGAAGAAACCAGTTGCCGAGACTGTCTGCTCTGTTTTCACTCGACCAATACTGATAAAACGAGTACCGTATGAAACTGAACATAGTGAGATTGCTGGAAGGAGCTCTTCCAATCTAATACCCACATGAGATACGCCATTCAGACACTTGTTCGAGATTTTTGTAGATCCGAGAACTCACGTTAGATTATTTTGTGCTCTTCCACTTTTCACTTGAGGATTTTGGACTCGATTTCTTCCAAGCTCAGCCCTTTAGTCTCCGGGACGAGAAGTACTACGAATAAGAGTGACACCAGAGCAATGGCACCGAACAAGAGGAAAACATTTTCAGCTCCCAGCGCTTCCTGCAAAATCAAAAGACAATGCACAGCATCATTTCACAAGGATTCTAGAGAAAACCGAGATCACGGGAGAAGGATTGAGCTGAAAACCATATTACACCTTCAGTGGAAAGAATGCAAAGGTCACAATTGCATTGGAACCGAAATTTGTAAGAACCGCTAGACTGATTCCCCGCCCACGCGTACGCAAAGGAAATATTTCCGACACCATGAGCCAGCTTATTGGCCCAAACGATATCTGAAAATCAACACAAAGATCACTTTATCTGTTAGAAAATATCCTCGTTAATCTAGTAGCCGCTCATCTTCTTAATGCAATAGGGGGAGAAACTACAAGCTGCGACCATTATTACAAGGAGGCACGGTAATTACCTGATAGCAGCCAACATATAGGAGCAATGCAGCAACAGCGACAAGGGGGAATCCTCCGAGAAACTTGTAATATGCAGAAAGCAGAAGTAATGAAGCAGCCTAAACAAGATTTTTGGCGACTTCGTTCAGGAACAGATCGACCTCAATGCGTGTGCTAATAAAGAATCATACGAAAATAACACTTACAATACCACCAACTCCTCCAATTAGCAAAGGTCTTCTCCCAAGATCATCAACCTTTAGAACTGCTATCCAAGTCATCAGCAACTGCAGAAGAATCAACAAGAAATGGAGTATAATCAGATGGAGGTAATATCTTGAGAGCCTGAAAAATTCACCATTTAGACTGTTCAGCAGATTAATGGAACGTGCCTTGAAAAGGCCAATTACAACAGAAAGTCGGGTGGCATCGGCAGCAGCAGAGAATCCTGCACTCTTATTGTAGTATGGAGCAAGATAGAGAGAACATTAGTTGCAGGGCATTTAACTTACACCAATGATATAACaagataaatattaatatctgATGCCTAGTACCTGAAGAATCGGGCCCGCATAATATAGAACACTCGGTTGGCCAGTTATCTGTCAGATCAATTCATTCATTATCCTCCAGTCATCAAACAACCGAGACCTGAAGCAAAGAGAAATGTACCTGCTGAAAAAGTACTAAGCCTCCACCAATCACGAAGGCCTTTAAACTCGGCCCCTGGAAAACTTCCAAGAAACTTCCCTCTGATTCCTCCTCAGCATATGCAGATTTTAACGAGACAAGGGTGTCCTCTATCTGCTTCTCAGAAACTCTGTCACCAGCAGGTCGGCCTCTTAGCTTGCTCAGGGCAAAGATGGCCTTCTCCTTGTACACTTGCAAGGGCACTTTTCCCTGAACTGCCCTAAGAAGTAGCCACCGAGGAGATGGTGAAAGGCTCCACATCCCCAGGCCCATCAGCAAGGCGACTGGGTTGCTGATCCCATACATGTATCGCCAACCTCCAACCATATCGATTGAAAAACTCCCCACAAAATACCCCAACTGAAACGAGATAGATCTTTTGTCAAGAGGTTTTTACAATTTGTTAAAGCAAACACCGTTGTTATGcttttcggttttttttttttttgaaaataagcTATATCACAGTAACAGGGTGCAGACTTTGGTTTCCACATCTTGTTGACCCCAAGATCCCGTTTATTTAGTCTAAATTTTCTCTTCTACtactgataaaaaaaaaaagtcgatTCCATTAGAATTACCAGAATTCCAAGAACTATGAATAGTTCCTTCAATGATATAAGAGTCCCCCGAATCTGAGACGGGCAAGTTTCCGCAATATAGAGAGGAGCCCCATGCATGGCCTGCAAAAAAAGATTAGAACTGTCAGGTCTTAATTAGATTCAAGCATGAGAAATCTTCCACAAATACTAGTGAAATTTTCTCCAAGTATCTCACCAGGCCAATACCGAGTCCATACAATAGTCTTCCTATCAAGAGAACACTCAGACCTGGGGCAAATGCTGTGAGCAGACCACCAGTTGCATAGAGAACTGAGGCAATAATGAGCTCCCGCCTCCTCCCTTCACAGGATTTAGGCAATGGTTAGGCATCACAGATTAAGCCCCAGATTTCAGAATTGCAAACAAGAAGCAGGCAAGAGAGTACCAAGAAAATCCGCTATCGGGTAGACGAGAAGGGAACCCAAAAGAGCTCCATATAGAGAACCGCTAACCTATAAATGAATGAATCAAAAGCTTAAATCTGATTAAATGGAGAAGGAGCAAGTGGTGTGTGTTTTAAGACACTGAAACCGTACCACAAGACCAAGCTGAATAGCTGAAAGGTCGTACCAAGTAATGCCGCTGAGCTCAGGAGACTACAAAATCGTCAAATAACACCAAAAGAACTTGCATTTTACTATCGACACAccttaaaaatataatgataacTAAATGCATGCACATGAAGATCATCATTTTTGTACCTGTAATGAAATGGTTGCCCCCGAGGTTGCGCCAATGTCATAACCAAATAACAACC from Punica granatum isolate Tunisia-2019 chromosome 3, ASM765513v2, whole genome shotgun sequence includes:
- the LOC116200633 gene encoding uncharacterized protein LOC116200633 — encoded protein: MAIIPADDLLPIHGSVATSSRKLVVACRRFQQSKLKFLQFGVDQWCHTLVGSFMGKAPEFGKVASVANGLWGKQGRVTVSTMGSLFVFQFLNEEVMTWVLESGPWHVERKYLVLQKWSPQFTEEVLNMRKMPIWVQLRKIPLQYFHPKGISYLVSAIGKPLYMDRATALRSRLDYAKVCIEVEVEKEIPEFLTVDLGDNYTVNVLVDVPWLPEKCDRCKAFGHRCNNAAERPLEAGQSAVSKPDARSCPAVEPATHPAHLVAEKSPVTVTNIFNASSSVQKDKAQGTLSEDLSRGRNQVLTKKQTFADLAEEVEGQENASSSVDEWANASTKEVQLGGKRLPRSASKGVAQVVLKVQGTRKSRSSKGGVGWTAITFVYASNNMLERRVLWQDLQALAVNMRHSWVLMGDFNAVKGTEEVKAVGREVVIDQSMRDFSDFMNAAELIDHTSIGCYFTWSNKRQEGFQVRKIDRVLVNEKWFQGDIASTVEFLPPGISDHCPALLKFGEKENAGPKPFKFFHFWIEHSGYMALVERVWSKTQEGIPMVVLYKKLRFLKMQLKDFNISKFGNVHTQVTDLQNELAQAQATLMESACESPESIKKEMYLRVKLLAALDKEEKLLKQKSRGLIGRKDDYIRGVSASMLSSIFKRKVPASKYQMLLSPIADAEIKEALFSMGNDKSPGPDGFTAFFFKHAWHIVQHDFTKAVQHFFSSGKLRREVNSTIIVLVPKKEKADCMKDFRPISCCNVVYKCITKVLANRLKEVLPDIISLNQTAFVQGRRISDNVLLAHELVRNYHSLEAMGFPPIFLWWIKGCITSPYFSVAINGSLAGYFPGQRGVRQGDPLSPFLFVIAMEVFSQLMDSAAAEGKVGYHPRCKSLQLTHLCFADDLLLFTNGSKTSIAAILDLLNTFYHWSGLKLNPEKSEIFTGGISGESVLDLMTWSGRLQLINSVLFSMASYWCSHFILPKQVVKLVHQKCRSFLWKGLEQHTDWESFDVGDDVQDKWSLDVNHFD
- the LOC116199686 gene encoding ribulose bisphosphate carboxylase/oxygenase activase, chloroplastic-like isoform X1 encodes the protein MASTVFTIGTVKTPLSLNNAGSSGSIPSSVFLGKGLKKVNSRFVAPKASFSNFKVVAAEIDEDEQTDKDRWKGLAYDMSDDQQDITRGKGMVDSLFQAPQDAGTHYAVMSSYEYLSTGLRQYSLDNNMDGFYIAPAFMDKLVVHITKNYMTLPNIKVPLILGIWGGKGQGKSFQCELVFAKMGINAIMMSAGELESGNAGEPAKLIRQRYREAADIIKKGKMACLFINDLDAGAGRLGGTTQYTVNNQMVNATLMNIADNPTNVQLPGMYNKEENPRVPIIVTGNDFSTLYAPLIRDGRMEKFYWAPTREDRIGVCTGIFKSDNVPEEEIVKLVDTFPGQSIDFFGALRARVYDDEVRKWISGVGVDTIGKKLVNSKEGPPTFEQPKMTLEKLLEYGNMLVQEQENVKRVQLADKYLSEAALGDANKDAMERGTFFNNKPN
- the LOC116199686 gene encoding ribulose bisphosphate carboxylase/oxygenase activase, chloroplastic-like isoform X2 gives rise to the protein MASTVFTIGTLSLNNAGSSGSIPSSVFLGKGLKKVNSRFVAPKASFSNFKVVAAEIDEDEQTDKDRWKGLAYDMSDDQQDITRGKGMVDSLFQAPQDAGTHYAVMSSYEYLSTGLRQYSLDNNMDGFYIAPAFMDKLVVHITKNYMTLPNIKVPLILGIWGGKGQGKSFQCELVFAKMGINAIMMSAGELESGNAGEPAKLIRQRYREAADIIKKGKMACLFINDLDAGAGRLGGTTQYTVNNQMVNATLMNIADNPTNVQLPGMYNKEENPRVPIIVTGNDFSTLYAPLIRDGRMEKFYWAPTREDRIGVCTGIFKSDNVPEEEIVKLVDTFPGQSIDFFGALRARVYDDEVRKWISGVGVDTIGKKLVNSKEGPPTFEQPKMTLEKLLEYGNMLVQEQENVKRVQLADKYLSEAALGDANKDAMERGTFFNNKPN
- the LOC116199683 gene encoding D-xylose-proton symporter-like 3, chloroplastic encodes the protein MAYSCSASAQTLLKLKPSSSSPNPQFPAFLKPTKHQPFISSTTAHVDPSHPLTDRSHFRAKNPIFTLLPGPRTQFSVAAQREYGSVGGEDESVSPNSASQEEFSWSSVILPFLFPALGGLLFGYDIGATSGATISLQSPELSGITWYDLSAIQLGLVVSGSLYGALLGSLLVYPIADFLGRRRELIIASVLYATGGLLTAFAPGLSVLLIGRLLYGLGIGLAMHGAPLYIAETCPSQIRGTLISLKELFIVLGILLGYFVGSFSIDMVGGWRYMYGISNPVALLMGLGMWSLSPSPRWLLLRAVQGKVPLQVYKEKAIFALSKLRGRPAGDRVSEKQIEDTLVSLKSAYAEEESEGSFLEVFQGPSLKAFVIGGGLVLFQQITGQPSVLYYAGPILQSAGFSAAADATRLSVVIGLFKLLMTWIAVLKVDDLGRRPLLIGGVGGIAASLLLLSAYYKFLGGFPLVAVAALLLYVGCYQISFGPISWLMVSEIFPLRTRGRGISLAVLTNFGSNAIVTFAFFPLKEALGAENVFLLFGAIALVSLLFVVLLVPETKGLSLEEIESKILK